A genomic region of Acidobacteriota bacterium contains the following coding sequences:
- a CDS encoding peptidylprolyl isomerase, which translates to MKRTILFLTMVGLAGASLAQVKATDPDAIVANINGEVLTREEFDRLWMNLSPEMRKNYELTGGRINFLDNHIQKKLLLQEAFKDGFQSQPEVRFLMEQAAESALFDAYVRDVISLRVVPEEESRAYYEQNRPLYRRPVQVRARHIIATADSANVINRTNSNATSMEQARTKIVGLAAQLEGNEEQFAEMAMMFSEDGSAESGGDLGWFGRGKMVRQFDDVVFSLEPGEMSEPFQTEFGWHLVLLEDRREEGFLPYSEVREEIREKLLEGRTGDIIREIQILTRDLRQVSRVSINRENL; encoded by the coding sequence GCAGGTGCGTCTCTGGCGCAGGTGAAGGCGACTGATCCGGATGCGATCGTCGCCAACATCAACGGGGAAGTGCTGACCCGGGAGGAGTTCGACCGGCTCTGGATGAACCTTTCTCCGGAGATGCGGAAGAACTACGAACTGACGGGCGGACGGATCAACTTTCTCGACAACCACATTCAGAAGAAACTCCTGCTGCAGGAGGCGTTCAAGGACGGCTTCCAGTCGCAGCCCGAGGTACGTTTCCTGATGGAGCAGGCGGCGGAATCTGCGCTTTTCGACGCTTACGTCCGGGACGTCATCTCGCTCCGGGTCGTTCCGGAGGAAGAGTCGCGGGCCTACTACGAACAGAATCGGCCTCTGTATCGCCGTCCGGTTCAGGTTCGCGCGCGGCACATCATTGCGACAGCGGACAGCGCGAACGTGATCAACAGGACCAACAGCAATGCCACGAGCATGGAGCAGGCCCGGACGAAGATCGTCGGACTCGCCGCTCAGCTCGAGGGCAACGAGGAGCAGTTTGCTGAAATGGCGATGATGTTCTCCGAGGATGGCTCGGCTGAATCGGGTGGCGATCTCGGATGGTTCGGGCGAGGGAAGATGGTCCGACAGTTCGACGACGTCGTTTTTTCTCTCGAACCGGGAGAGATGAGCGAGCCCTTCCAGACCGAGTTCGGCTGGCATCTGGTGCTGCTCGAGGATCGCCGGGAGGAAGGCTTCCTTCCGTACTCCGAGGTGCGTGAGGAGATCCGGGAGAAGCTTCTCGAAGGCCGGACGGGTGACATCATCCGTGAGATTCAGATTCTGACGCGGGATCTCCGCCAGGTGAGCCGGGTCAGCATCAACCGCGAAAACCTCTGA